From Lysobacter lycopersici:
CCGGCAGGCCCTGGTCGTGGTACATCGCCAGCACCGCGTCGAATCCGGGCAGCTTGTCCGGCAGGAACGCGGTATCGGCCGGCAGCGGGCCGCGCAGGTCGAAACCTTCGTTGCGCAGTTTCGCGAGCATGGGGTGGATCGTTTCGATTTCCTCGCGGCCGAGCACGCCGTCTTCGCCCGCGTGCGGGTTCAGGCCGAGCACCGCGATCACCGGCGATGCGATGCCGAAGTCCGTCCGCAGCGAGGCATGCAGCACGCGCAAGGTCGTTTCCAGCGAGGCTTGCGAAATCGCGTCGGGAACCGCGCGCAGCGGCAAATGCGTCGTCGCGAGCGCGACGCGCAATCCCGGGCGCGCCAGCATCATCACCACGTCGCGCCTGGCTTGCTTCGCGAGCAATTCGGTGGTGCCGGTGTAGGCGATGCCGGCGGCGTTGATGTTGGCCTTGTGCACCGGGCCGGTGACGAGGCCGTCGATGCGGCCATCGAGGCAATCGCGCGCGGCCGCTTCGAGCGCGGCGATCACCGCGGCGGCGTTGCGCGGATCGGGCTGGCCGGGCGTGGCCGCAATCGCGTTCGGGAATTCGACCGCGGGGAATGCGGGCAGTGCGATGCCGAGCTTCGCCGCGGATTCGCGCAGTGCGCCTGCATCGCCGTAAACCACGAGTTCGGCGGGATGCGCGCCGGCGAGGATGCGCGCGCAGAGTTCGGGACCGACGCCGGCCGGCTCGCCCGGAACCAGCGCCAGCCTCGGGCGGAACACCTCAGCCGCCGTTGGGGCTTGCAGCGCCGTCGTCTGCGGGATGGATGTCGACGTAGGCCTCGCCGCGCAGCTGCTGCAGGTAGCGCGACCAGGATTCCTCGAGCTTGCGCTGGCCGATCGACTCGCGGACCTGGGCGCGACGGTTCTCGTCGGTGGCATCCACCTGGCGCGAACCTTCGCGCTGGACGATGTGCCAGCCCGCCTGGGTCTTGAATGGCTGGGAGACCTGGCCGTCCTGCAAGCCCGACACCTGCGCGCCGAAATCCGGTCCGAAGGCGTCGGCATTGAACCAGCCGAGGTCGCCGCCGTTCGGCTTGGTGCTCAGGTCGTCGGAATTCTCGCGCGCCACCGTCGCGAAATCCGCTCCGCCGGCGATGCGCGCGCGCAGGGTGTCGATCCTGGCCTTGGCATCGGCATCGCTGGTCTTGTCGTCCACGCGCACGAGGATGTGGCGGGCCTGGTATTGGGTCACCATCTGGGCGGCGCCGGCGGGCGCGTCCGCGGCGCTGCGCGTTTCGACCAGTTGGACCAGCTGGAATCCGCTGGCGCCGCGGATCGGACCGATCACCTGGCCGGCCTTCATGCCGCTGATCATGTTCGCGAATGCGGTCGGGATCTCGTCGGCGCTGCGCCAGCCGAGGTCGCCGCCTTCCAGCGCATTCTGGCTGTCGGAGTAGCGCGCCGCGGCCGTGGCGAAATCCATCTCGCCGCGGTCGATCAGGCCCTTCACGCCTTCGATCTTCTTCTGCGCGACGTCGATCTGTTCGGGCGTCGGGTTTTCCGGCAACGCCACGAGCAGGTGCGCGAGGTGGTACTGGGCGCTGTTGGCCTGGGTCGCCATCGCGGCGTCGACCTCGGCGTCGCTGACGCTGATGCTGGTCTGCGCATAGCGCTGGCGCAGGCGCTGGATCGCGATTTCATCGCGGATCGAATCGCGGAAGGACGCGTAGTCGAGCCCCTCGGTGCCGAGGTTGGCGCGCAACTGGTCGACGCTCAGGTGGTTCTGGTTCGCCACGCCGGCGATGGCGGCGTCGACGTCCTGGTCGCTGACGCGGATGCCCTGTTGCGAGGCCTGCATCACCTGCAACCGGACCATGACTAGGCGCTCGAGCACCTGCTTGCGCAGTACGTCCGCCGGCGGAAGCTGCGCGTTCGGTTGCTTGGCGTACTGGTTCTGGATGTTCTGGATGGCGCGATCGAGTTCGCTCTGCAGGACCACGTCGTCGTTGACAACGGCGACGATGCGGTCGATGGGCTGGACGGTTTGCGCGAACGCGTTCCCGGCGAGCAGGCAGGCGGCAAGCAGGCTGGCGAGCAGTGTCTTCATGGCAGGGTATCGGGGGCGTCGTCGTCGAGGGCGTCGTTGTCGACGCCGACGGATGCGGGCGGGATCAGGTAGAGGTCGTCCCGGTCGTATCCGAGGATAGCACGGCGCAGGCGCGACCTCGTGTCGGCACCGCCCGAGCCCAGGCCTTTCAGTTCGACTTCGAACTGGATGGCATTGTTCATGTCGCCGCTGCGGTTCTGCACGTAGCGGCGGGCGACAACGCGCACCGCGAGGCAGCAGCTGTCCCATTGCACGCCGGCGATGCCTTCGAGCAGGCCGGGTTCGTCGCCCGTGCTCGGATTGCGGTAGAACGAGTAGTAATAGCGGCCGACCAGGCTCCAGGAAGCGTTGATCGGGTACAGGAACGAGAGATCGGCCTGTTCGAGCACGTCGCGCCGATAGCGGTAACCCAGGTTGGCGACGCCATCCTCCCCGATCAGGTAACGGGTGCTGAAACTGGCGAGGTACTGGCGCTTGTCGGTCGGATCCCACTGGTAGGAACCGTTCATGCTCCAGCGGTCGTTGACCGCATACGTCGCGTCCGCGACCCACCGCGACTGGCTGCGTTCCGCCGGAATCGTGCTGTTCGTCGATACCTGCGGCGGATCGAAATAGCGGATCTGGCCGAGGTTGAGCACCAGTTTCTCGAAGCCGTCGGACTGCCGCAGGAATCGGCTCGAGAGCGCGACGGTCACCTGGTTGGCATTGGTCTGCCGATCCGCGCCGGTGAAGCTGTTGTCGCGGAACAGCGAGCCCCAGCTGAAGGTCATTGCCCGCGTGTCGAACAGGGGCAGGTCGGTCTGGTCGCGGTACGGCGCGTAGAGGTAGAAAATCCTCGGCTCGAGGGTCTGTATGAACCCGTGCCCGCGCACGTCCATGTCGCGATCGAAATACATCCCGGCATCGAAGCTGGCGATCGGCAGGCTGCGGCTCGGGCTGGCATTGCCGCCGAGCTTGTTTGCGAGGTCGTCGTCGAGCCGGTAGCCGGTGTAGCGCCATGCAAGCGTCGGGGTCGCGAACCAGCTGTCGCCTTCGAACGGCATGCTGACGTAGGGCTTCAGGTCGAATCGCGACCCGCCCGGAAGGAGATCGGAATCGTTGTGCTGGAAACGGACCAATTCGGTATCGACGCCGGCCACGAAGTGCTTGCCGAAGGGCTGTTCCCATTCGGCGAACAGGCGCGGCAAGCGGCCGTAGGGGAGGTTGCGCTCGGCGAGCGTGTAGTCCGCGAGGACCGGTCGTTCGGCGCTGATGCCGGCCTGCCAATAACGGCCGTTGCCGAAGATGCCGACGGTGCTCTTGAGGCGGAACGCAGTGAGCCCGTTGACGTTGTTGCTCGCGTCCTCGAGGTAACGCGGGTCGCTGATCCAGACCAGGCTGGAACGCGCCTGCCAGTGGTCCGACAGGTCCTGCGTGGCGTCGAAGCGGAACATGCCGCGGTTGTCGACGCGGCGGTTGTCCTCGGGGATGCCCTGGGCGATTTCCTCGTCGCGCTCGCGGTCGGTCAGCTTGTCCGAGGGCAGGTAGTCCATGTCCAGCGTGCCGCGGCCGTGCGGCAGCAGGTAGCGGAATTCGGTCCCGAGCTGCAGGCCGCGGTCGCTCATGTAGCGCGGGGTCAGGGTCAGGTCGTAGTTCGGCGCGAGGTTGAAATAGATCGGCTGGCGCCAGTCGAAGCCGTTGCGGCTGGAGGAACCGATCGTCGGGTAGAGCAGGCCGGTGCGCCGGCGGTTGTCGATCGGGAAGGTGAACCACGGCACGTAGAGCACCGGCACCTTGCCGACGCGCAGGGTGGCGTCGTGGGCCACGCCCATGCCACTGTCGGTATCGATGTCGATCTGCTTGGCGCGGAGTTCCCAGCGACGGTCGTCGGGCGGGCAGGTGGAGTAGGTCGAACCGTAGAGCTTGCCGTCGCTGCCGTGCATTTCCGCGCGCTCGGCGCCGCCGTTGCCGCGCCGCGAGATCAACTGGTAGCGCACGTCGTCGAGCTGGTGGGTGTCCTGGTCCTGGTTGCCTTCGGCGCTCTTCGCCACCAGGCGGATCCCGGAATCCTGGTAGCGGACGCTCCCGTCGGCGCTGTAATTGCCGGTCTCGCTGTTGGAGGTCAGGTGGTCGGTCGCGAGGAACTGGTCGCCGCGGGTCAGCACGACGTGGCCGCTGAACGTGGTATCGCTGCCTTCTATTCCGGAAATCTGGTCGCCGGAAATATCGGTCGGCAATTGCAGGCGTTGCTCCGAGGTCAGCTTCGGCCCGGTTTTCGCCGGGGCCTGCGTCGCGCCGGCATTCGCGTCGACGAGACCGGCATTGGCCGCGCCGGTATCGGTCGCCTGCGCGTCGGTGGCAGGCGCCGGGGCCGGCTGGGTTTCGGGGAAGGCGGGAACCGCGTCCCCGACCGGGCACAAGCCCCAGTTCGGCTGCATGTCGTCGTCGGCCCAAGCGGGCAAGCAGGCTGCGATCAGCAGCGACAGGGGGAGCAGGCGAAGGCTTCGGCGCACGCGTTCCATCCGGCGGCGGAAAAACGACCGTTAGCTTGCCGGAACCCTTGCACCCGGGCAACGCGGCCGCCGCCTTGGGACACGGGCCCATTCAGGAGCACGCCGTGGCCAACGACCCGATCCGCCGCAGCGACGAGGAATGGCGCGGGCAACTTTCGCCTGAGCAATACACGGTTTGCCGCTGTTGCACGACCGAATCCCCGTTCAGCGGGCGCTGGTGGAACCACAAACAGGCCGGGCAATGCCGTTGTGCCGCTTGCGGCTATCCGCTGTCCGATTCAGCGGACAAGTTCGATTCAGGCACCGGCTGGCCCAGTTGCACCCGGCCTGCCGGCGATGTCGCGGTCAGTGAGCACGCGGACGACAACCACGGCACGCATCGCGGCGAAGTATGGTGCGCGCGTTGCGAATCGCACCTCGGGCATCTGTTCCCCGACGGCCCGGCGCCGACCGGGCTGCGCTACTGCATCGATACCGCGACGCTGGATTTCCAAGCCGACGCCGCGCGCTGATCAGCCACGCAACGCGGCGACGTGGGCGACCGCGCTTGCGGCGAGCGCGGCGAGGTCGTAGCCGCCTTCGAGCGTGGACACGATGCGCCCGTTCGCGTGCCGATTCGCGATTTCGACCAGTTGTGCGGTGATCCAGCCGAAGTCGTCCGCGTCGAGCAGCCCCTGCGCCAATGGGTCGTCGCGGTGCGCGTCGAAGCCGGCGGACACGAACAGCACAGACGGCGCGAACGCATCCAGTCGCGGCAACAGCGCGTCCCGCCACAAGGCGCGCACGTCCGCGCCGCTGCTCAGCGGCGGATACGGCGCATTGGCGATGTTGCCGACGCCGGTTTCGGCCGCCGCGCCGGTGCCGGGATAGAGCGGCATCTGGTGGGTGTCGACGAACAGCAGCCGCGGCTCGCGTTCGAAGATCGCCTGCGTGCCGTTGCCGTGGTGCACGTCGAAATCGGCGATGGCGATGCGTTCGACGCCATGCGCGGCGAAGGCGTGCGCGGCACCGACCGCGACGTTGTCGAACAGGCAGAAGCCCATCGCCGCCGCCGGTTCGGCGTGGTGGCCGGGAGGGCGCACCGCGCAGAACGCGCGCCGGTTTTCGCCGCCGAGCACCCAGTCGGTCGCCGCGACCACCGCGCCCGCGGCGCGCAACGCGGCTTCGGCGCTGCCGGGCGAAAGCGCGGTGTCGGCATCCAGCCAGTGCAGGTCGGCGCCGGGTTGCGTTTCCAGCACTTGCGCGATGTAGTGCGGCGCATGCACGCGCGACAGTTCCTCGATCGATGCGCGCGGCGCATGGTCATCATGGCGTATGACGCCCGGAAACTGCGCCGCGAGCGCAGCCAATACTGTAATCAGGCGCGCGGGGCGTTCGGGGTGGCCTTCACCGGTATCGTGCGCAAGGCACGCGGGATGCGAGTACAGCCTGAATTCGGCCGCATTCAACGCCGGCGCTCGTGGT
This genomic window contains:
- the pdxA gene encoding 4-hydroxythreonine-4-phosphate dehydrogenase PdxA; the encoded protein is MFRPRLALVPGEPAGVGPELCARILAGAHPAELVVYGDAGALRESAAKLGIALPAFPAVEFPNAIAATPGQPDPRNAAAVIAALEAAARDCLDGRIDGLVTGPVHKANINAAGIAYTGTTELLAKQARRDVVMMLARPGLRVALATTHLPLRAVPDAISQASLETTLRVLHASLRTDFGIASPVIAVLGLNPHAGEDGVLGREEIETIHPMLAKLRNEGFDLRGPLPADTAFLPDKLPGFDAVLAMYHDQGLPVLKSTGIEHAVNITLGLPYPRVAVDHGTALDIAGKGIADPSSLFAAIAECARMAAHRKSAS
- a CDS encoding peptidylprolyl isomerase, whose translation is MKTLLASLLAACLLAGNAFAQTVQPIDRIVAVVNDDVVLQSELDRAIQNIQNQYAKQPNAQLPPADVLRKQVLERLVMVRLQVMQASQQGIRVSDQDVDAAIAGVANQNHLSVDQLRANLGTEGLDYASFRDSIRDEIAIQRLRQRYAQTSISVSDAEVDAAMATQANSAQYHLAHLLVALPENPTPEQIDVAQKKIEGVKGLIDRGEMDFATAAARYSDSQNALEGGDLGWRSADEIPTAFANMISGMKAGQVIGPIRGASGFQLVQLVETRSAADAPAGAAQMVTQYQARHILVRVDDKTSDADAKARIDTLRARIAGGADFATVARENSDDLSTKPNGGDLGWFNADAFGPDFGAQVSGLQDGQVSQPFKTQAGWHIVQREGSRQVDATDENRRAQVRESIGQRKLEESWSRYLQQLRGEAYVDIHPADDGAASPNGG
- the lptD gene encoding LPS assembly protein LptD, translating into MRRSLRLLPLSLLIAACLPAWADDDMQPNWGLCPVGDAVPAFPETQPAPAPATDAQATDTGAANAGLVDANAGATQAPAKTGPKLTSEQRLQLPTDISGDQISGIEGSDTTFSGHVVLTRGDQFLATDHLTSNSETGNYSADGSVRYQDSGIRLVAKSAEGNQDQDTHQLDDVRYQLISRRGNGGAERAEMHGSDGKLYGSTYSTCPPDDRRWELRAKQIDIDTDSGMGVAHDATLRVGKVPVLYVPWFTFPIDNRRRTGLLYPTIGSSSRNGFDWRQPIYFNLAPNYDLTLTPRYMSDRGLQLGTEFRYLLPHGRGTLDMDYLPSDKLTDRERDEEIAQGIPEDNRRVDNRGMFRFDATQDLSDHWQARSSLVWISDPRYLEDASNNVNGLTAFRLKSTVGIFGNGRYWQAGISAERPVLADYTLAERNLPYGRLPRLFAEWEQPFGKHFVAGVDTELVRFQHNDSDLLPGGSRFDLKPYVSMPFEGDSWFATPTLAWRYTGYRLDDDLANKLGGNASPSRSLPIASFDAGMYFDRDMDVRGHGFIQTLEPRIFYLYAPYRDQTDLPLFDTRAMTFSWGSLFRDNSFTGADRQTNANQVTVALSSRFLRQSDGFEKLVLNLGQIRYFDPPQVSTNSTIPAERSQSRWVADATYAVNDRWSMNGSYQWDPTDKRQYLASFSTRYLIGEDGVANLGYRYRRDVLEQADLSFLYPINASWSLVGRYYYSFYRNPSTGDEPGLLEGIAGVQWDSCCLAVRVVARRYVQNRSGDMNNAIQFEVELKGLGSGGADTRSRLRRAILGYDRDDLYLIPPASVGVDNDALDDDAPDTLP
- the msrB gene encoding peptide-methionine (R)-S-oxide reductase MsrB — its product is MANDPIRRSDEEWRGQLSPEQYTVCRCCTTESPFSGRWWNHKQAGQCRCAACGYPLSDSADKFDSGTGWPSCTRPAGDVAVSEHADDNHGTHRGEVWCARCESHLGHLFPDGPAPTGLRYCIDTATLDFQADAAR
- a CDS encoding histone deacetylase family protein produces the protein MYSHPACLAHDTGEGHPERPARLITVLAALAAQFPGVIRHDDHAPRASIEELSRVHAPHYIAQVLETQPGADLHWLDADTALSPGSAEAALRAAGAVVAATDWVLGGENRRAFCAVRPPGHHAEPAAAMGFCLFDNVAVGAAHAFAAHGVERIAIADFDVHHGNGTQAIFEREPRLLFVDTHQMPLYPGTGAAAETGVGNIANAPYPPLSSGADVRALWRDALLPRLDAFAPSVLFVSAGFDAHRDDPLAQGLLDADDFGWITAQLVEIANRHANGRIVSTLEGGYDLAALAASAVAHVAALRG